The nucleotide window ATACAGCACCATCaaggtattattttttttattcctcttattattttcctcattaGCAGTCATCAGCCCAGGGATGAGATGAGTTTGAGATGTAGAATATCAAGAACAAGATGGTCTGATTCGACAGAGCTAATTTCCAATTTATAAATATCTATCTCATTGCCACAgtttcagaatgcttttcagTAATTTAGCATTTCACCATCACAACCTCTAGTATACTGTTACACTGATGGAAATGAGGGGTGGAAATGAAGGATGCGTGGCAGAAAGTACTTTAAGGACAAGTAGGAAAAAGAGCTGATGAGAGGTGTAAGGGTGATGAACAGCACTGGGTAACAAAGAAAAGACGCTGAGGTGAACTGGAAAACAAGCCATAGACATCCAAAGGGCTTCCTTTTGCTGACCAGGGAGCAGTGATAGCTGAACACAGGGGAGAAGCAAGCCAGGGAAGGGATGGTGTATGTTCTCAGTGGATGACACAAATGTTACTGAactttgcatttgaaaaactTCTGCGAACTATGGCAGTCACGATGGTTATCTGTAGATAAAAGATCAAAAAGAAGGCAAGCATGATGTTCCATGgtataaataaatacacctGCATGCCTTTGGTTTGTGCCCTTGGTTTGTGACCTTTGCATTATACTTGCCTTTTCATGTCACATATCTGTCCTTTTTTGCTTACAACTCTCACTATAAATATACAAAACCTGAAATAGCATATATTTTTAGGGAAAGGGAGTCCATCTCTGCATCATCTTATGAGgttctttaaaaatgataaaaaaagaagggaaaataaaaaattcagcaAAGACGAAACCTTTTTAGATACCGTTATAAAACAGCCAAATAAAGGGAATTTTTTCTCacctttcagtttcttttctctgtcctcCAAATGCTACCACAGTTCGAACTGCTGCCAGAACTTCCTCTGCCACAGCTCCTGCTTTTGCATACGCAGTTAGCTCTTTGCTAGTGAATGTGGAAATTATCTGTGTGgaagtaaaaaagaattaaCTCTCCTgctcaaagaaaaacagaatgtgcTCAAACTTCATTCTGATGTTCATGGATAGTTATTTTTTTGGTACTGAATTTCCTTTCTACTTTATTATATGTATATAGACTTTTAAAAGACAGCACATATTAAATAGAGTAACAATTTTCATTCAAGCTCTTAAGGGCAAGGCTGCCCAGCATCACAATTCAATAGCCAGGTTGACTACTAAACATCCTGATGTCTCTGAAAGTTCTAgccaaaagcagaagcagttcTACAGAATCCATTTCTCTCTCAGAGGGGTTTGCATTTACTTCTCGTGTACTATTTTCACTAAGTTATTGGAAGCTGAGCAGATGGCAAAGAGACAACTGGAGCAGGGTTCATGGTGTGCTGGCTGCCTGGCAGTGTCTGCCTGTGCCCATACCCTGACCCCAGTGTCCTCCTCACCTTAGCATCAGAGCCCACAGACAGCTGTTATCACAGAAACCTAATTTACTGCAGTTCCATACCAGAATTTACCTGACATAACCTCAGTTGTGCAACCTTATCTCATTTGTATACTTATTTATATTAACTGTCATTACTTTGTTATTTTGGTGCAGTTGTCATGGAAATCCAGTGAAGGAGGGGAAGGTACAGATTATTTACCCTTTCATATGAgcatatattatatttataagAATTTTACAGCAACAAATGTCCATGGCAGATGAACTGCACTTCCTCAGCTATACCATTCCATGAACCCATACCTACCGCTTTCTGCATGTAGACAAGGTCACAGGTCTCTAGGAGCTAGATTACATTTATTCTTACAAATTCCAAGCAGGGCTGTAGGAATTACAGTCTTGATGTTTTTAGGAAAATTCCCACTTTTTGCCTACCTTTGCCCAGAGAGCTGAGGAGAATCCCAGAACAGGGCTGAGTGCCAGGATCACAAGTGTTAATTTCCAGCCTTTTGTAAAACCAACTATAAATCCAGTGAAAAAAGTAGCCACTGCCTGAAAGAACattgctattttttcccctattccTTCATTAATCTTGGAgatgtcactgaaaaaaacaaacgatattcaaataaataagGAAGTGTGGACACCATATAAATGAGTTCTCTGGATGCAGCACACTCTGGCAgtatttcttcatgtttctaACATCTTCAGTTCAACATAGCTCCAAGTTTGCGGCCACAGAGAGCATGGAGCAGCATTCTCCAACATCTCTGTTTCTCAGGATCCACCTAAACGAGCCCAGGATCTATCTACATGACAGTATGAGATGTTTACACTTACAGAGGTGtttaataagataaaataaCATTGTTTGGAAGGAGATATTACAACTGATTTGCAATAGTTAAATACTCAGCAATTAACTGATATTTAATACTTACTCTACAATTCTTGTGTTCAGTTCGCACACATCATTTACATCAAACCATCCAATCTCCTGTCTCATTACAGCATGAAAAAATTCTTGTctgattctttttatttgccTGCCAGCAGCTAGTGTCCAAAACGAAACCTGAATGTAGGCAGCAAAAAGAACACCAGCTCCTATTCCAGAATAATAATAAGcatatctgaaaaaaacaaaaagatttacaGCTTAATTCTGCTTCAAACAGGGCTCCCAGAGATAGCTTATTATTCAGTTCTTTATGTgtgcattcaaaaaaaaaaaaacaaaaaaaaaaatgaagaccaTTACAAGTatctgccatttttctttcttctgtacaatgaatgttttttaagatctttcaaaatcaaatttcagCCTTTGTATTTTGCTAATTATTATACAAATTTCACAAATCAATATgaagtttttaatttaaaaataagtggcTCAAAGTCCACGAAGAcagatttatatttaaaaaaaaatgcttaagtGATGTAAAACGTGAACTGTTTGtgcaagtaaaacaaaataaggctccatgcttacaaaaaaaaaaaaagataaaaaagaagaaacaacttCTATGCTTCTGTGTTAGAAACAACTGTCAAAAACCTTCTAATCATTATTAcaattaaacaaaatatatttaaactgaaaaatattagcGCATTAATGAATGGCTTAAAAATACATGAGTGCTGAACATTGCTCTTAATTCTTGCTGCATAATAGAGAAGctacaaaaaacagcaaacctgggagaaaaatgtttgtctGAGCATGTAATTAGTGCCAAAACACAAGGAAATGGATTCTGGCTGAGAAACCCTATGATTTACGGTTATTTTATAATATCTTTGGTAAAAattaattggaaaataaaaatatattatattgtgAATTACTTCTTCAATGACAACTCAGAGAAAGTTATACCTTCAGTGTTGCCACCTTTTCTGCATGACAAATATGCACAATATTTATACTTAGATTCCAGTTCCAGAATGTAGCCATCTAATTTTGGGATCAGCAGTTCCTAATTCTTATCCTGCATGCTGACATTTGTGCAATCAGAGTAGAATTTGCCGACTGTTGTTATAGATAGTTTACAAGGAGCAGGCTGCCATGGcttgtttttcaaagcaaacaccATTCCCTGAGGTTGAACAAAAAGACCAAGTTTCTTTTTCACCCTTCATTAAGAAGCATGAATGAAgtttaagaactttttttttttttaaaagtaatataAACAGagtattacaaagaaaaaagaaaggacaagtgaagtggaaagcagagaaaaacctgaaaagcgcaaagaatgaaaataaaaagagataaGGCgtaaggggaagaaagaaagcaatgactCCAACCAAGTGTAAGCTCAGAGTTGCCCAGATGATGAAAGCACGTACTCTGACAGCCTGACTTCGAAAATTAATGGTGCTTACTACCTTATAAGACTGTGAAAAGCACTGTTAGATTAACGTGAAAGAACTTCATGAGAAGACAGTTTTCTCAGACCACATATTGAATCTCAGTCCCTACTTCAAATTTATCCACtcaaaaaatgtgaagaatacACAATCATTGTAAGTACTTGACCCAGTTTATATTTCTGAGTTATGAACTCTGCATATTTACTGGGaactatataaaaatatttattgaatcCATTTCAAATTTATTCTCTCTGACCTTCGTTGTTCATTCTTTTTCCCAATAGAAGGGTACAAAAGGATACTTGGTTTACCCTCTCAAGAGGCACTCATTGTTTGATTGACCTTAAGGTGGACAGACTCctgtgcttgtggtggcaaagACTAAATGGGAACTGAAAAATGGTACTTTAATGGAAATTCCATCATGCATGACTTCATAATCATCTCATTTAGTTTTAATTTCTGGTAGAAAATCAAGGTACATAAGCAATGTCTCAGAATTTCATAtcattacaaaaacaaactgcCAATTCATTTATTGTGTAATGCACAATACTGTGTATTCTTACAGTGCAGTATGAACATGGAGCCAATACATGACTTGCCTAAGTCATTGCCTGAACTTTTGATGATgaggggggaagaaagggaGCAGGTTCTTTGAGTTacaataaatttgttttttctttctttcatacaaTTGGCTCTGAACTTCATTAGCTAATGAAGTTACGTAAAAGCAGGATCTACAGTTTCCATGGATGAAGGACCTGTGAGCAGGAGTGAGAGAGGTCATGAGAACAAGCATGGGAGAACAAGCAATCCCAACAtgtgagaaaaggaagaataagcCTCTCTCTAATCTTAAAAGCTGTAGTTTGCAGGACCATCTGGCACAGATTCGGATTAGTGAGAAACTACAAGATTCTCCTGACTCGTGCAATGATGCTGGCctaaagacataaaaaaaatgaGCTCCTTCAGTTGCACAAAGTATTTACAGTGAGATTAAGTAGTTTAATCTTTAGAGGACAATTGCTTGAGATCTTCAGTACAAGGAAAGACATTCCACAGAGTGAATGAAAACTTTCCCATTACCTGGTCATCTCTTCTTCCAATTCTCCcaaaataagagaagaaaaaaattccatggAAAAATTCACCAATGTGCTgttcaataaagaaaaatttgctaaagaaaaaaaaatggagaaaaacttGTTAgttgttttcactgaaagagATAATAACTTCCTTCTCTAAAATCCTATCCACACAATGCTGAATGAAGATTAAGAGCTGTCAGCTTTCTAGTGCCTGAACACGATTAGTTTAAGATACACTCTACAGTACTAAGAGTTTTCTGAAGCCAGCAGTGAAAATGTTACCACAGATATAACCGGCAGTAAAAACACTAACTAAATTCAACTACTTTACAACCACTAACCACAGCGGAAACATCACCACCTAGGGAACTTTTACCTGGATAAGTGATGTTTTCTGAAGCAATAAAAGAATCTGTCATGTCACCAAAGACAATCATCATAAGGGGTAGGCTTGCTCCATGGAGTACTGCCATGGTAGTGCCCAGCGCCATCAGGAGTTTATCCTGCCGGTCAGAGTATCgaaactgaaaatggaaataaactgtGCTGAAAACTTCTCTTACAACAAATGCATCTGAGTGACAACGCCGTGTTAACAATGCTCAAAGAATGTGTCAAAACAAGTGaataaatttttaatatataaaataataaaactagaGCAAACCAGAAACTTAATAAcgtttttaagaataaaataatggTTTTCATAAGAAATTGTTCCATtacaaaacaaatcttttttcctAAATCTATCTCAGGTTCTAATAGATGCAGATTTGAGTTAAATCTGAATCAAACCCAAGTCTACCAAGAGTTACAGTTAACTGTTAAACTGAATTAACTTGTTAAATCTTATAGCAGTTATCATTGAGAGTGCAGTACTGAAGTTGCCCAATCCTCTCCTTTCCAAGCTAATTCAGATAgctcatgcatttttaattccCCAGGATGGGGGGAATATTGTTCTAAGCAAAGGTATAATGTTAGAAATTGTTACGGTATCTAATGAAAACTTCTTCAAATGATTGTTAAGCCCCAGGACTTAATTCTGGAATTGTCACTGCTGGGGATTTTCTAGACTTGCCTGGACAAGGCCTGGAGCAGCTTGCTCTCACTGTGATGGTTAGCCTGGCTTGGGGAAAGGCACTGGGCCAGACAACCTCCTGAGCTTGcacataaaatgcaaaaatactgTGGCCTGTGTATAAACGAAGAgatcacagaaattaaaatagtgTGCTTCTGAGTCATCTGCTTAAAAATGAGTGCAATTATATTGTACAATCTGCTGTGACCCTCCTGTTTCTTGCTGGATGTAAATTTTGGATTTGAGTGATGGAGTGGCTGAGATACGACTAACAATTCATATAATAATGATAATTTAGAATCAACGGAGAAAGAGTGACTAGAATGTAGAAGCTCgaattttcttgtttctggCATGCCTTTTAAAGGCATTCCATTGAGCAGCTATACCAGGTTCTTAAAGAAGTACATCTAGTTTTGGAGACATTTTGTCTGGCATATGTTACACTTACTCCTCATTTggagttttcattttccttctctctgtgcttCCAACCAGTCACATTTCAAGTATATGTTACAACCCCTCCCTGCCTATCTACAAATACTGCTCTGTCTGCATCTGTTGGATGTAGCTGCAATAGTAAAAATTTCCAACACTGAGAGGACTGGGATTGCTAAATACACAAATAGCATTAAACTTACCACTGTTAATGGACTGACCATATTCATTTTTTCAGGTTTCCTCTTGTCCTCACTGCTAAAAAATCATGATTGTATTTTAAGAAGGAAGAGCACTGCAAACATCAAAGCAAGCCTCATGCATTGTTAATACAACTGCTGTCTCTTAATTGTGTTCAGATGTAGGGAGGAGCCAGAAGTATATAAAGTCAGGATTTTCAAAGTTCTTTTAGTGCGTGTCTCTGAACATTATCAAAAATATTCTCAAGAAGCCTTCAGGTTTCATATGATATTAACGCAGTGTCTATCTGGGTAGACATCCAATGGTTTACAATCTGCCTCTGAgacttttgtttaaaatcaccactttaaaaaaaaaaatattaacaatgaCTGTAGCTAAATCTACAGTAGAACTCTGATAATGTAGCAAAAGTTCCACTGCAGACTCTACAAGTTCACTCCTATCTATTACACTCCTTCCCTAAAGAGGAGAATGGGAAGATCTCTGATTATTAAATGCTGCTATTTGAGTCTTTCTGGCCTAGGCTAGAGCCTAATGGTAGCTACTAGCCATACTTCTAAGtagcttttgaaaacaaacctaCTGTTAGTTCTGGTTGACAAAGGCCACTCATATGTAACTCAGTACTTTGATTTCAGACCACTAGATTGCATTATAACAGACTGGTCCCTCTCGTCACAAGACTCAATGTACAGAATTGATCTTGGAAGAAACTGCTCTATTAAAATGAGTAGTGACTgcaaagaggggaaaaggaaaaaaacttggAGAAGGTGGAGGTGGAGAGAATTCAATGCTTTGTAGTGATCAGATTCCTTGCACTAGCAAGAAACAATGAATAGATGGAATTTCAGAGAAGTCACTGTGAGTTTGCAGGGTAGtatcttgtcctatcacaagaTAACATGTGAGTTATTAATGTGTCTCACTGAGCTGCAAGGTCAATGTCAACCAAAGAGTTAAAATTATGCAGAAATTTTACTTCCACTTGAAAAAGTTAAAGGCTATTTAAAGCACTAACCTTCTCCTAAGCCTATTAAAGGGAAAATTATGGGTTGATtgacttgtttgttttcattaatttgtttgtttgttgtttgttattactttttttttttttatagtaagCCTATATTCACTGGATTGCCTTTATGGGTCGCATTGGCTTTAGatcaaaagatgaaaataattcGTATTTACCTATACGTGGACAAAGCAAATTGCTCTACTCATAGTTGACACTTTTGGATTAAATTGTGTACCTCCAACCTCCAACTGGGATATTCCCAACAACTGGAAGGCTCAGTAAAATGGGCAGTGTAATTGTCAATAAAAAAAGGCACTTTGTTCAAACAATAATGCTTAAGACTTCCATTAAATACTCTTAAAATACTACACAATTTTGTGGTTATATTTACTACCTcccttggagaaagaaataaggcTGGTGGGTAtattttttgtcattgctttttgtgtttgtctgtttttttttttgttttttttttttaagcttcaaacagaacaaaagatattttatttttacctgaCATTTTTACAGAATTTGGTACAGTATAGCCAGCAGTGATAACAGTTAGCTTTATTCTGACAATGCAAAGAATGCAAGTTGGTGAACACTGAAATGTCAGAATACTATACTTCCATCCAAGGGCAAATTCAGGGCAATTCATTGAAGTTTTAAAACTCCTTGTCTAAACTGACCTTAAATATCTCCccttcagcaaaagaaaagaggaagatgaGCTTCAAAATTTGTCTTTGACTTAGAAACCATCTGACCAGTGGCATGAGAATGCTCTTATCTGAATAACCTAAGTTTCCCCTTCAAACAGTCCAGGTACAACTAAGCTCATGCAGTTCATTTCAAAGATGTAGGTAAAATGTCACTCTTCCCCCTGTTTTGCAATGGGGATTCTCTTGACTTACAAAGTTCAATGTTTGATCAAATACTGATCAATTTCCACTGTAATGGGTGCAAGTTATTTTAAAGGACATGAAAAGGACAGTACCAGTCAACAGTTTCATAAAGTCACATCAGTCCTAACAGGAAGAAGACTCTTTTTCAAGTGATCACATTCAAAGACATGTTTCTGATGACTGCAAGTCCTAATCTTAAATCCTGTCCTATAAGCCATGTGGGAATTAAGTGATTTCTACTGCATATGATGTCAAACAGTAAATTACAGTATCATGCAGTTCTTTAAATCATGGAATCCCTTTTCCACTACAAccctttttttgttcttgaaagGGATGAATAGGGTAGAGAGGAGAGCATGCTGGACATCTGACCTGATTTGGCCTTTGAttctagtaaaaaaaaagttacaccGTTTTCAAATAAGCTActttcacttcagttttctcaGTATTTTGGCTCAACCTTTTAACAAAGCAGG belongs to Lagopus muta isolate bLagMut1 chromosome 7, bLagMut1 primary, whole genome shotgun sequence and includes:
- the LOC125695994 gene encoding phosphatidylcholine translocator ABCB4-like isoform X2; amino-acid sequence: MGSEEEIKHYVNGRDDNIAVSYQNYGSEGKCSEDKRKPEKMNMFRYSDRQDKLLMALGTTMAVLHGASLPLMMIVFGDMTDSFIASENITYPANFSLLNSTLVNFSMEFFSSLILGELEEEMTRYAYYYSGIGAGVLFAAYIQVSFWTLAAGRQIKRIRQEFFHAVMRQEIGWFDVNDVCELNTRIVDDISKINEGIGEKIAMFFQAVATFFTGFIVGFTKGWKLTLVILALSPVLGFSSALWAKIISTFTSKELTAYAKAGAVAEEVLAAVRTVVAFGGQRKETERYQKNLEDAKRIGIQKAISANISMGISFFLIYGSYALAFWYGTILVLSDDYTIGKVFTVFFSILVGSFSVGQAAPSMEAFANARGAAYAIFSIIDNEPQIDSSSNAGYKPDNIKGNLEFQNVYFSYPARPDIKVLCMELIQISFKIIVSSMKEFTSFLQAYM
- the LOC125695994 gene encoding phosphatidylcholine translocator ABCB4-like isoform X1; the protein is MGSEEEIKHYVNGRDDNIAVSYQNYGSEGKCSEDKRKPEKMNMVSPLTVFRYSDRQDKLLMALGTTMAVLHGASLPLMMIVFGDMTDSFIASENITYPANFSLLNSTLVNFSMEFFSSLILGELEEEMTRYAYYYSGIGAGVLFAAYIQVSFWTLAAGRQIKRIRQEFFHAVMRQEIGWFDVNDVCELNTRIVDDISKINEGIGEKIAMFFQAVATFFTGFIVGFTKGWKLTLVILALSPVLGFSSALWAKIISTFTSKELTAYAKAGAVAEEVLAAVRTVVAFGGQRKETERYQKNLEDAKRIGIQKAISANISMGISFFLIYGSYALAFWYGTILVLSDDYTIGKVFTVFFSILVGSFSVGQAAPSMEAFANARGAAYAIFSIIDNEPQIDSSSNAGYKPDNIKGNLEFQNVYFSYPARPDIKVLCMELIQISFKIIVSSMKEFTSFLQAYM
- the LOC125695994 gene encoding phosphatidylcholine translocator ABCB4-like isoform X3, which produces MFRYSDRQDKLLMALGTTMAVLHGASLPLMMIVFGDMTDSFIASENITYPANFSLLNSTLVNFSMEFFSSLILGELEEEMTRYAYYYSGIGAGVLFAAYIQVSFWTLAAGRQIKRIRQEFFHAVMRQEIGWFDVNDVCELNTRIVDDISKINEGIGEKIAMFFQAVATFFTGFIVGFTKGWKLTLVILALSPVLGFSSALWAKIISTFTSKELTAYAKAGAVAEEVLAAVRTVVAFGGQRKETERYQKNLEDAKRIGIQKAISANISMGISFFLIYGSYALAFWYGTILVLSDDYTIGKVFTVFFSILVGSFSVGQAAPSMEAFANARGAAYAIFSIIDNEPQIDSSSNAGYKPDNIKGNLEFQNVYFSYPARPDIKVLCMELIQISFKIIVSSMKEFTSFLQAYM